The Mobula birostris isolate sMobBir1 chromosome 6, sMobBir1.hap1, whole genome shotgun sequence genome has a window encoding:
- the zdbf2 gene encoding DBF4-type zinc finger-containing protein 2 isoform X3 — protein MNFGSAISTKAALWTSADVQRNEHFAEMTDNASGSGAYTEQPAPERLPMQSKRGYCACCQELYNCLEQHLQSTRHRQSAGESRNQLVAKSLMERFLQDVIQYHPSRYKDNRPTYTDLPSVSAPLIPRKELADIHSYQDDKETVGTREELPSTDNESVRSARALGAKNVTDCSQARGSNVSSVPVGDPTSRKDPGVGDPVSEEQVEVSLPSYRALCRTTVLNASEGILSCGKAERHSSRIALGVYKPASRGGIGDYSKPKVICSHEDHGHWNPTGQVSLPDVSSGLASKFSKLHHVNSQGTMAGSPLPQLRDHGEGRSLHCPGGPSQPEELQGSSTFPHGDRPTGGEAAVRTKDLVSETIETVIQKYCTRQASQPRDSDSEDSADGQHRHRGKRLERNQQAKKAPLEKEYCTLSNSCKMACSKQVLQETASCFKKMLSLTLSCEAKSGGQYQGMGEDMESSGGSICSLGSQLGQLKSSSSSEWNASVKMEKRSSRVPMRDLELMTDARISLDDHGYKTQLSSVLRSQAEECDKMEIENVSPAESSKKAEQTEEKPRPLETEQRLQSLPYVPPSFAGKTWSEIMAEDDLKVEALVKEFKEGRYLCYFDSESLANYGRKQKKPHRAGVKDALKGTSQASVDSHPNVPSPEALPHLTDDDRDDDKDDELPPALCRASVGKKPALRHCRLASRCQIVKVSHGTQTSEISYPIVKKKSRRLDQEPENFWSGLEQAERPDMKTRLCSLRLPRSYSRIMSPVQPRTVIYVLSSPDFDSGQAASLEGKRSSRTLQEGASPTKYKYKKSPVRYYDPVTNRILKTPPSSLASSHHVRQLFRNLSPDINMGLPTDEHRAPAKLQPKAGGSCGPLQAGNSAASGSRPPAAALKSRDRGLGEAPSSDCPSKSTGSRSDGASLPLPQVLPDQKSLVLSPLGADGPNPPFSRLNVYAGPKSRRAPETENPDAVSEMDSPPLDNLRGTSSCSHVGTPPAAAVSPCSPPRLRSSLRRPAGKDSSLGEKVLRREAGSGEVAARDRASYRRGQRQGPRKRK, from the exons CACCTGCAGAGCACGCGGCACAGGCAGTCAGCCGGCGAGTCCCGGAACCAGTTGGTGGCAAAAAGCCTCATGGAGCGTTTCCTGCAGGATGTGATACAGTACCATCCCTCCCGATACAAGGACAACAG GCCAACCTACACGGACCTACCGTCAGTCAGTGCCCCGCTGATTCCTAGAAAGGAGCTTGCCGACATACACTCCTACCAGGACGACAAGGAGACTGTTGGGACCAGAGAGGAGTTGCCGAGCACAGATAACGAATCTGTCCGGTCAGCGCGTGCATTGGGTGCTAAGAACGTCACTGACTGCAGCCAGGCCAGAGGCAGTAATGTATCTTCTGTGCCTGTTGGGGACCCAACAAGTAGAAAAGACCCCGGAGTTGGAGACCCAGTGTCTGAAGAGCAGGTTGAAGTCAGCTTGCCTTCCTATAGAGCGTTATGTAGGACTACAGTTTTAAATGCAAGCGAGGGCATTCTATCTTGTGGCAAAGCAGAAAGGCATAGCAGTCGCATTGCTTTGGGCGTATATAAACCAGCATCGAGGGGAGGAATCGGGGACTACAGTAAACCAAAAGTCATCTGCTCTCATGAGGATCATGGACACTGGAATCCTACTGGTCAAGTTAGCCTTCCTGATGTCTCCTCAGGGCTAGCTTCTAAGTTTTCCAAATTGCACCACGTTAACTCTCAGGGCACGATGGCAGGTTCTCCACTTCCGCAACTCAGGGACCACGGCGAAGGACGCAGCCTGCACTGTCCTGGTGGACCAAGCCAGCCCGAGGAGCTCCAGGGCAGCAGCACTTTCCCCCATGGTGATAGGCCAACAGGAGGCGAAGCGGCTGTCCGCACGAAGGATCTGGTCTCGGAGACCATAGAGACGGTCATTCAGAAATACTGTACCCGGCAGGCATCGCAGCCTCGAGACAGTGACAGCGAGGACTCGGCTGATGGTCAGCATCGACATCGAGGGAAAAGGTTGGAGAGGAATCAGCAGGCGAAGAAAGCGCCTCTGGAGAAAGAGTAttgtacactatcaaacagcTGCAAAATGGCTTGCAGCAAGCAGGTGCTACAAGAGACGGCGTCTTGCTTCAAGAAAATGCTGTCTTTAACCCTCTCCTGTGAAGCTAAATCTGGGGGGCAGTACCAGGGCATGGGGGAAGACATGGAAAGTTCAGGAGGCAGTATCTGCTCCTTGGGCAGTCAGCTGGGACAGCTAAAGTCCAGCAGCAGCTCAGAATGGAATGCCTCCGTGAAGATGGAGAAGCGCAGTTCGAGAGTGCCAATGAGGGACCTGGAGCTGATGACAGATGCACGAATCTCACTTGACGACCACGGCTACAAAACTCAGCTGAGCTCGGTTCTGCGCTCCCAGGCAGAAGAATGTGACAAGATGGAGATAGAGAACGTCAGCCCTGCAGAGAGCAGCAAGAAAGCCGAACAAACTGAAGAGAAACCACGCCCCCTGGAGACGGAGCAGAGGCTTCAGTCACTACCGTACGTGCCGCCATCTTTTGCTGGAAAGACTTGGTCAGAGATCATGGCAGAGGATGATCTGAAAGTGGAGGCACTTGTGAAGGAGTTCAAGGAGGGCCGATACTTGTGTTATTTTGACAGTGAGTCTTTAGCCAACTACGGAAGGAAACAAAAGAAACCGCACCGGGCTGGGGTGAAGGACGCATTAAAAGGCACGTCCCAGGCATCAGTCGACAGTCACCCAAACGTCCCTTCACCCGAAGCATTGCCACACTTGACGGATGACGACAGGGATGACGACAAGGATGATGAGCTTCCCCCTGCCCTGTGCCGGGCATCAGTGGGCAAGAAGCCCGCCTTGAGGCACTGTCGTCTGGCATCCAGGTGCCAGATCGTCAAGGTCAGCCATGGTACCCAGACCAGTGAAATCAGCTACCCGATagtcaaaaaaaaatccagaaggCTGGATCAAGAACCCGAGAACTTTTGGAGTGGGCTGGAGCAAGCTGAGAGGCCAGATATGAAGACCAGGCTGTGCTCCCTGAGGCTGCCCAGATCCTACAGCAGGATTATGAGCCCAGTGCAGCCCAGGACGGTCATCTACGTCCTGTCTTCACCTGACTTTGACTCGGGGCAGGCTGCCTCGCTggaagggaagaggagctccAGGACCCTGCAGGAAGGTGCCAGCCCGACCAAGTACAAGTACAAGAAATCACCAGTCAGGTACTACGACCCAGTCACCAACAGAATCCTCAAGACGCCGCCCAGCAGCCTAGCTTCGTCCCACCATGTGCGCCAGCTCTTCAGGAACCTTAGCCCGGACATCAACATGGGGCTGCCCACTGATGAACACAGAGCTCCCGCCAAGTTGCAGCCAAAGGCTGGTGGGAGCTGCGGCCCGCTGCAGGCTGGTAACAGTGCGGCCTCTGGCTCCCGGCCGCCAGCCGCCGCACTCAAGTCCCGGGACCGCGGCTTGGGGGAGGCCCCCAGCAGTGACTGCCCATCCAAGAGCACGGGCTCCCGGTCAGACGGGGCCTCGCTGCCTTTACCCCAGGTCCTGCCCGATCAGAAGAGCCTAGTCTTGTCACCGCTCGGGGCAGACGGGCCCAACCCACCCTTCAGCAGGCTCAACGTGTACGCAGGCCCAAAGAGCAGGCGTGCCCCCGAGACGGAGAACCCAGACGCAGTCTCCGAAATGGACAGTCCACCGCTCGACAACCTGAGGGGTACTTCATCCTGCTCCCACGTCGGAACCCCGCCAGCTGCTGCAGTCTCCCCCTGCAGCCCTCCACGCCTCCGCTCCAGCCTCCGCCGGCCCGCCGGCAAAGACAGCTCCTTGGGGGAGAAGGTACTGCGGAGGGAAGCCGGGAGTGGGGAGGTGGCTGCCAGAGATAGGGCATCCTACCGCCGGGGCCAGAGGCAAGGTCCCCGCAAAAGGAAGTGA
- the zdbf2 gene encoding DBF4-type zinc finger-containing protein 2 isoform X4: MVGGSLDVQRNEHFAEMTDNASGSGAYTEQPAPERLPMQSKRGYCACCQELYNCLEQHLQSTRHRQSAGESRNQLVAKSLMERFLQDVIQYHPSRYKDNRPTYTDLPSVSAPLIPRKELADIHSYQDDKETVGTREELPSTDNESVRSARALGAKNVTDCSQARGSNVSSVPVGDPTSRKDPGVGDPVSEEQVEVSLPSYRALCRTTVLNASEGILSCGKAERHSSRIALGVYKPASRGGIGDYSKPKVICSHEDHGHWNPTGQVSLPDVSSGLASKFSKLHHVNSQGTMAGSPLPQLRDHGEGRSLHCPGGPSQPEELQGSSTFPHGDRPTGGEAAVRTKDLVSETIETVIQKYCTRQASQPRDSDSEDSADGQHRHRGKRLERNQQAKKAPLEKEYCTLSNSCKMACSKQVLQETASCFKKMLSLTLSCEAKSGGQYQGMGEDMESSGGSICSLGSQLGQLKSSSSSEWNASVKMEKRSSRVPMRDLELMTDARISLDDHGYKTQLSSVLRSQAEECDKMEIENVSPAESSKKAEQTEEKPRPLETEQRLQSLPYVPPSFAGKTWSEIMAEDDLKVEALVKEFKEGRYLCYFDSESLANYGRKQKKPHRAGVKDALKGTSQASVDSHPNVPSPEALPHLTDDDRDDDKDDELPPALCRASVGKKPALRHCRLASRCQIVKVSHGTQTSEISYPIVKKKSRRLDQEPENFWSGLEQAERPDMKTRLCSLRLPRSYSRIMSPVQPRTVIYVLSSPDFDSGQAASLEGKRSSRTLQEGASPTKYKYKKSPVRYYDPVTNRILKTPPSSLASSHHVRQLFRNLSPDINMGLPTDEHRAPAKLQPKAGGSCGPLQAGNSAASGSRPPAAALKSRDRGLGEAPSSDCPSKSTGSRSDGASLPLPQVLPDQKSLVLSPLGADGPNPPFSRLNVYAGPKSRRAPETENPDAVSEMDSPPLDNLRGTSSCSHVGTPPAAAVSPCSPPRLRSSLRRPAGKDSSLGEKVLRREAGSGEVAARDRASYRRGQRQGPRKRK; the protein is encoded by the exons CACCTGCAGAGCACGCGGCACAGGCAGTCAGCCGGCGAGTCCCGGAACCAGTTGGTGGCAAAAAGCCTCATGGAGCGTTTCCTGCAGGATGTGATACAGTACCATCCCTCCCGATACAAGGACAACAG GCCAACCTACACGGACCTACCGTCAGTCAGTGCCCCGCTGATTCCTAGAAAGGAGCTTGCCGACATACACTCCTACCAGGACGACAAGGAGACTGTTGGGACCAGAGAGGAGTTGCCGAGCACAGATAACGAATCTGTCCGGTCAGCGCGTGCATTGGGTGCTAAGAACGTCACTGACTGCAGCCAGGCCAGAGGCAGTAATGTATCTTCTGTGCCTGTTGGGGACCCAACAAGTAGAAAAGACCCCGGAGTTGGAGACCCAGTGTCTGAAGAGCAGGTTGAAGTCAGCTTGCCTTCCTATAGAGCGTTATGTAGGACTACAGTTTTAAATGCAAGCGAGGGCATTCTATCTTGTGGCAAAGCAGAAAGGCATAGCAGTCGCATTGCTTTGGGCGTATATAAACCAGCATCGAGGGGAGGAATCGGGGACTACAGTAAACCAAAAGTCATCTGCTCTCATGAGGATCATGGACACTGGAATCCTACTGGTCAAGTTAGCCTTCCTGATGTCTCCTCAGGGCTAGCTTCTAAGTTTTCCAAATTGCACCACGTTAACTCTCAGGGCACGATGGCAGGTTCTCCACTTCCGCAACTCAGGGACCACGGCGAAGGACGCAGCCTGCACTGTCCTGGTGGACCAAGCCAGCCCGAGGAGCTCCAGGGCAGCAGCACTTTCCCCCATGGTGATAGGCCAACAGGAGGCGAAGCGGCTGTCCGCACGAAGGATCTGGTCTCGGAGACCATAGAGACGGTCATTCAGAAATACTGTACCCGGCAGGCATCGCAGCCTCGAGACAGTGACAGCGAGGACTCGGCTGATGGTCAGCATCGACATCGAGGGAAAAGGTTGGAGAGGAATCAGCAGGCGAAGAAAGCGCCTCTGGAGAAAGAGTAttgtacactatcaaacagcTGCAAAATGGCTTGCAGCAAGCAGGTGCTACAAGAGACGGCGTCTTGCTTCAAGAAAATGCTGTCTTTAACCCTCTCCTGTGAAGCTAAATCTGGGGGGCAGTACCAGGGCATGGGGGAAGACATGGAAAGTTCAGGAGGCAGTATCTGCTCCTTGGGCAGTCAGCTGGGACAGCTAAAGTCCAGCAGCAGCTCAGAATGGAATGCCTCCGTGAAGATGGAGAAGCGCAGTTCGAGAGTGCCAATGAGGGACCTGGAGCTGATGACAGATGCACGAATCTCACTTGACGACCACGGCTACAAAACTCAGCTGAGCTCGGTTCTGCGCTCCCAGGCAGAAGAATGTGACAAGATGGAGATAGAGAACGTCAGCCCTGCAGAGAGCAGCAAGAAAGCCGAACAAACTGAAGAGAAACCACGCCCCCTGGAGACGGAGCAGAGGCTTCAGTCACTACCGTACGTGCCGCCATCTTTTGCTGGAAAGACTTGGTCAGAGATCATGGCAGAGGATGATCTGAAAGTGGAGGCACTTGTGAAGGAGTTCAAGGAGGGCCGATACTTGTGTTATTTTGACAGTGAGTCTTTAGCCAACTACGGAAGGAAACAAAAGAAACCGCACCGGGCTGGGGTGAAGGACGCATTAAAAGGCACGTCCCAGGCATCAGTCGACAGTCACCCAAACGTCCCTTCACCCGAAGCATTGCCACACTTGACGGATGACGACAGGGATGACGACAAGGATGATGAGCTTCCCCCTGCCCTGTGCCGGGCATCAGTGGGCAAGAAGCCCGCCTTGAGGCACTGTCGTCTGGCATCCAGGTGCCAGATCGTCAAGGTCAGCCATGGTACCCAGACCAGTGAAATCAGCTACCCGATagtcaaaaaaaaatccagaaggCTGGATCAAGAACCCGAGAACTTTTGGAGTGGGCTGGAGCAAGCTGAGAGGCCAGATATGAAGACCAGGCTGTGCTCCCTGAGGCTGCCCAGATCCTACAGCAGGATTATGAGCCCAGTGCAGCCCAGGACGGTCATCTACGTCCTGTCTTCACCTGACTTTGACTCGGGGCAGGCTGCCTCGCTggaagggaagaggagctccAGGACCCTGCAGGAAGGTGCCAGCCCGACCAAGTACAAGTACAAGAAATCACCAGTCAGGTACTACGACCCAGTCACCAACAGAATCCTCAAGACGCCGCCCAGCAGCCTAGCTTCGTCCCACCATGTGCGCCAGCTCTTCAGGAACCTTAGCCCGGACATCAACATGGGGCTGCCCACTGATGAACACAGAGCTCCCGCCAAGTTGCAGCCAAAGGCTGGTGGGAGCTGCGGCCCGCTGCAGGCTGGTAACAGTGCGGCCTCTGGCTCCCGGCCGCCAGCCGCCGCACTCAAGTCCCGGGACCGCGGCTTGGGGGAGGCCCCCAGCAGTGACTGCCCATCCAAGAGCACGGGCTCCCGGTCAGACGGGGCCTCGCTGCCTTTACCCCAGGTCCTGCCCGATCAGAAGAGCCTAGTCTTGTCACCGCTCGGGGCAGACGGGCCCAACCCACCCTTCAGCAGGCTCAACGTGTACGCAGGCCCAAAGAGCAGGCGTGCCCCCGAGACGGAGAACCCAGACGCAGTCTCCGAAATGGACAGTCCACCGCTCGACAACCTGAGGGGTACTTCATCCTGCTCCCACGTCGGAACCCCGCCAGCTGCTGCAGTCTCCCCCTGCAGCCCTCCACGCCTCCGCTCCAGCCTCCGCCGGCCCGCCGGCAAAGACAGCTCCTTGGGGGAGAAGGTACTGCGGAGGGAAGCCGGGAGTGGGGAGGTGGCTGCCAGAGATAGGGCATCCTACCGCCGGGGCCAGAGGCAAGGTCCCCGCAAAAGGAAGTGA
- the zdbf2 gene encoding DBF4-type zinc finger-containing protein 2 isoform X7, protein MPVAVERTQSNLLQRDSPCRANGATVLAARSCTTALNRPTYTDLPSVSAPLIPRKELADIHSYQDDKETVGTREELPSTDNESVRSARALGAKNVTDCSQARGSNVSSVPVGDPTSRKDPGVGDPVSEEQVEVSLPSYRALCRTTVLNASEGILSCGKAERHSSRIALGVYKPASRGGIGDYSKPKVICSHEDHGHWNPTGQVSLPDVSSGLASKFSKLHHVNSQGTMAGSPLPQLRDHGEGRSLHCPGGPSQPEELQGSSTFPHGDRPTGGEAAVRTKDLVSETIETVIQKYCTRQASQPRDSDSEDSADGQHRHRGKRLERNQQAKKAPLEKEYCTLSNSCKMACSKQVLQETASCFKKMLSLTLSCEAKSGGQYQGMGEDMESSGGSICSLGSQLGQLKSSSSSEWNASVKMEKRSSRVPMRDLELMTDARISLDDHGYKTQLSSVLRSQAEECDKMEIENVSPAESSKKAEQTEEKPRPLETEQRLQSLPYVPPSFAGKTWSEIMAEDDLKVEALVKEFKEGRYLCYFDSESLANYGRKQKKPHRAGVKDALKGTSQASVDSHPNVPSPEALPHLTDDDRDDDKDDELPPALCRASVGKKPALRHCRLASRCQIVKVSHGTQTSEISYPIVKKKSRRLDQEPENFWSGLEQAERPDMKTRLCSLRLPRSYSRIMSPVQPRTVIYVLSSPDFDSGQAASLEGKRSSRTLQEGASPTKYKYKKSPVRYYDPVTNRILKTPPSSLASSHHVRQLFRNLSPDINMGLPTDEHRAPAKLQPKAGGSCGPLQAGNSAASGSRPPAAALKSRDRGLGEAPSSDCPSKSTGSRSDGASLPLPQVLPDQKSLVLSPLGADGPNPPFSRLNVYAGPKSRRAPETENPDAVSEMDSPPLDNLRGTSSCSHVGTPPAAAVSPCSPPRLRSSLRRPAGKDSSLGEKVLRREAGSGEVAARDRASYRRGQRQGPRKRK, encoded by the coding sequence GCCAACCTACACGGACCTACCGTCAGTCAGTGCCCCGCTGATTCCTAGAAAGGAGCTTGCCGACATACACTCCTACCAGGACGACAAGGAGACTGTTGGGACCAGAGAGGAGTTGCCGAGCACAGATAACGAATCTGTCCGGTCAGCGCGTGCATTGGGTGCTAAGAACGTCACTGACTGCAGCCAGGCCAGAGGCAGTAATGTATCTTCTGTGCCTGTTGGGGACCCAACAAGTAGAAAAGACCCCGGAGTTGGAGACCCAGTGTCTGAAGAGCAGGTTGAAGTCAGCTTGCCTTCCTATAGAGCGTTATGTAGGACTACAGTTTTAAATGCAAGCGAGGGCATTCTATCTTGTGGCAAAGCAGAAAGGCATAGCAGTCGCATTGCTTTGGGCGTATATAAACCAGCATCGAGGGGAGGAATCGGGGACTACAGTAAACCAAAAGTCATCTGCTCTCATGAGGATCATGGACACTGGAATCCTACTGGTCAAGTTAGCCTTCCTGATGTCTCCTCAGGGCTAGCTTCTAAGTTTTCCAAATTGCACCACGTTAACTCTCAGGGCACGATGGCAGGTTCTCCACTTCCGCAACTCAGGGACCACGGCGAAGGACGCAGCCTGCACTGTCCTGGTGGACCAAGCCAGCCCGAGGAGCTCCAGGGCAGCAGCACTTTCCCCCATGGTGATAGGCCAACAGGAGGCGAAGCGGCTGTCCGCACGAAGGATCTGGTCTCGGAGACCATAGAGACGGTCATTCAGAAATACTGTACCCGGCAGGCATCGCAGCCTCGAGACAGTGACAGCGAGGACTCGGCTGATGGTCAGCATCGACATCGAGGGAAAAGGTTGGAGAGGAATCAGCAGGCGAAGAAAGCGCCTCTGGAGAAAGAGTAttgtacactatcaaacagcTGCAAAATGGCTTGCAGCAAGCAGGTGCTACAAGAGACGGCGTCTTGCTTCAAGAAAATGCTGTCTTTAACCCTCTCCTGTGAAGCTAAATCTGGGGGGCAGTACCAGGGCATGGGGGAAGACATGGAAAGTTCAGGAGGCAGTATCTGCTCCTTGGGCAGTCAGCTGGGACAGCTAAAGTCCAGCAGCAGCTCAGAATGGAATGCCTCCGTGAAGATGGAGAAGCGCAGTTCGAGAGTGCCAATGAGGGACCTGGAGCTGATGACAGATGCACGAATCTCACTTGACGACCACGGCTACAAAACTCAGCTGAGCTCGGTTCTGCGCTCCCAGGCAGAAGAATGTGACAAGATGGAGATAGAGAACGTCAGCCCTGCAGAGAGCAGCAAGAAAGCCGAACAAACTGAAGAGAAACCACGCCCCCTGGAGACGGAGCAGAGGCTTCAGTCACTACCGTACGTGCCGCCATCTTTTGCTGGAAAGACTTGGTCAGAGATCATGGCAGAGGATGATCTGAAAGTGGAGGCACTTGTGAAGGAGTTCAAGGAGGGCCGATACTTGTGTTATTTTGACAGTGAGTCTTTAGCCAACTACGGAAGGAAACAAAAGAAACCGCACCGGGCTGGGGTGAAGGACGCATTAAAAGGCACGTCCCAGGCATCAGTCGACAGTCACCCAAACGTCCCTTCACCCGAAGCATTGCCACACTTGACGGATGACGACAGGGATGACGACAAGGATGATGAGCTTCCCCCTGCCCTGTGCCGGGCATCAGTGGGCAAGAAGCCCGCCTTGAGGCACTGTCGTCTGGCATCCAGGTGCCAGATCGTCAAGGTCAGCCATGGTACCCAGACCAGTGAAATCAGCTACCCGATagtcaaaaaaaaatccagaaggCTGGATCAAGAACCCGAGAACTTTTGGAGTGGGCTGGAGCAAGCTGAGAGGCCAGATATGAAGACCAGGCTGTGCTCCCTGAGGCTGCCCAGATCCTACAGCAGGATTATGAGCCCAGTGCAGCCCAGGACGGTCATCTACGTCCTGTCTTCACCTGACTTTGACTCGGGGCAGGCTGCCTCGCTggaagggaagaggagctccAGGACCCTGCAGGAAGGTGCCAGCCCGACCAAGTACAAGTACAAGAAATCACCAGTCAGGTACTACGACCCAGTCACCAACAGAATCCTCAAGACGCCGCCCAGCAGCCTAGCTTCGTCCCACCATGTGCGCCAGCTCTTCAGGAACCTTAGCCCGGACATCAACATGGGGCTGCCCACTGATGAACACAGAGCTCCCGCCAAGTTGCAGCCAAAGGCTGGTGGGAGCTGCGGCCCGCTGCAGGCTGGTAACAGTGCGGCCTCTGGCTCCCGGCCGCCAGCCGCCGCACTCAAGTCCCGGGACCGCGGCTTGGGGGAGGCCCCCAGCAGTGACTGCCCATCCAAGAGCACGGGCTCCCGGTCAGACGGGGCCTCGCTGCCTTTACCCCAGGTCCTGCCCGATCAGAAGAGCCTAGTCTTGTCACCGCTCGGGGCAGACGGGCCCAACCCACCCTTCAGCAGGCTCAACGTGTACGCAGGCCCAAAGAGCAGGCGTGCCCCCGAGACGGAGAACCCAGACGCAGTCTCCGAAATGGACAGTCCACCGCTCGACAACCTGAGGGGTACTTCATCCTGCTCCCACGTCGGAACCCCGCCAGCTGCTGCAGTCTCCCCCTGCAGCCCTCCACGCCTCCGCTCCAGCCTCCGCCGGCCCGCCGGCAAAGACAGCTCCTTGGGGGAGAAGGTACTGCGGAGGGAAGCCGGGAGTGGGGAGGTGGCTGCCAGAGATAGGGCATCCTACCGCCGGGGCCAGAGGCAAGGTCCCCGCAAAAGGAAGTGA